The [Eubacterium] siraeum genome contains a region encoding:
- a CDS encoding L-2-amino-thiazoline-4-carboxylic acid hydrolase, producing MNKRLAVLRKETENESKAMKFHLESQILPGIATYETLSAVMGKEQALAEIHRIVELHSLKMKKAVSKAARFAGMYKRFPKIFLKITQKTFGRDAGFDYKIYDTDKNTARLDMIKCPYHIMTVRYGCPELCVCFCDSDDTAYGDIHPKLRWHRTKTLGRGNDCCDFSLSYIKTE from the coding sequence ATGAATAAAAGACTTGCTGTGCTCAGAAAAGAAACCGAAAACGAATCGAAAGCGATGAAATTCCACCTTGAAAGCCAGATACTACCCGGCATAGCGACTTATGAAACTTTGTCCGCCGTTATGGGTAAGGAACAGGCTTTAGCCGAGATACACCGCATTGTAGAGCTTCATTCACTTAAAATGAAAAAAGCGGTATCAAAAGCCGCCCGCTTTGCAGGAATGTATAAGCGTTTTCCGAAAATCTTTCTGAAAATCACGCAGAAAACCTTCGGCCGTGACGCAGGCTTTGACTATAAGATATATGACACCGATAAAAACACAGCAAGACTTGATATGATAAAATGCCCTTATCACATAATGACCGTAAGGTACGGTTGCCCCGAGTTATGCGTATGCTTCTGTGACAGCGACGATACAGCATACGGCGACATTCACCCTAAACTCAGATGGCACAGGACAAAAACTCTCGGACGAGGAAACGACTGCTGCGATTTCTCGCTGAGTTACATAAAAACCGAATAA
- the sigK gene encoding RNA polymerase sporulation sigma factor SigK, protein MFISVLQTALQSLIFFALHFKSNGSFPRQLSAKEERECLEKAAQGDLAARDKLINHNLRLVAYIVKKHYPDSKEADDLISIGIIGLIRAAETFDYRKNISFSTYAGKCINNQIRMYFRKTKHQQTEIYMNDPMDCDKDGNAVTLADIFKDGTDVAEEAALNIELDKMYRYIDEELDEREKEILTKRYGLSKTSYRTDRIMTQREVADELGISRSYISRIEKKALEKLRSRFEKGD, encoded by the coding sequence ATGTTTATATCGGTACTGCAAACCGCACTGCAGAGCCTTATCTTCTTTGCCCTGCATTTTAAAAGCAACGGCTCATTTCCCCGACAGCTTTCCGCAAAGGAAGAACGTGAATGCCTTGAAAAAGCGGCTCAGGGCGACCTTGCCGCCCGTGACAAGCTGATAAACCACAACCTTCGCCTTGTGGCATATATCGTAAAAAAGCACTACCCCGACAGCAAGGAAGCGGACGATCTTATCTCGATAGGCATAATCGGGCTTATCCGTGCCGCAGAAACCTTTGATTACAGAAAGAACATCAGCTTTTCCACCTATGCGGGAAAATGCATAAATAATCAGATAAGAATGTACTTCCGTAAAACAAAGCATCAGCAGACGGAGATTTATATGAACGACCCGATGGACTGCGACAAGGATGGAAACGCCGTCACCCTTGCCGATATTTTCAAGGACGGAACGGACGTTGCCGAGGAGGCCGCTCTTAACATCGAGCTTGATAAAATGTACCGATATATAGACGAGGAGCTTGACGAGCGTGAAAAAGAAATACTCACAAAGCGTTACGGCCTGTCTAAAACATCCTACCGCACCGACAGGATAATGACCCAGCGTGAAGTCGCAGACGAGCTTGGCATAAGCAGGAGCTATATTTCAAGAATAGAAAAGAAAGCCCTCGAAAAACTCCGCTCACGCTTTGAAAAAGGAGATTGA
- the putP gene encoding sodium/proline symporter PutP — translation MELQQIIMLITIAVYLIMMVVVGVICAKKTDNVGDFYLGGRKLGPFVTAMSAEASDMSGWLLMGLPGVAYATGIADAAWTGIGLAIGTYLNWLIVSKRIRKYSHVCNSITIPDFFSNRFRDSKKILTLISALIIIVFFIPYTGSGFSACGKLFNSLFGADYHIAMIISAVVIIAYTTIGGFLAASTTDFIQSIIMSVALIIVVVFGISSVGGVVEVMNHATSMPGYFSLTHTFDVLKQQTGDYGPLTIFSTLAWGLGYFGMPHVLLRFMAINDSKKLKVSRRVATVWVVISLAVAIFIGVVGLAMTKNNVIDPLADPETVIVVIANLLAKAGPLAAMVGGLIIAGILASTMSTADSQLLAASSAVSENLFNQVFKIKTSEKTAMLIARITVVVIAIVGIVIAWDPNSSVFQIVSFAWAGFGAAFGPVVLTALFWKRTTKWGAFAGIFAGGAMVFIWKFLVRPLGGLFNIYELLPAFIVALAAIVVVSLLDKKPSQEIIDEFESVNAAE, via the coding sequence ATGGAATTACAACAGATAATTATGCTGATAACAATAGCCGTTTATCTTATTATGATGGTAGTTGTCGGTGTAATATGTGCAAAGAAAACGGATAATGTAGGCGACTTCTATTTAGGAGGAAGAAAGCTGGGTCCGTTTGTTACCGCAATGAGTGCGGAGGCATCGGACATGAGTGGCTGGCTGCTTATGGGTCTTCCCGGCGTTGCATATGCTACGGGTATTGCAGACGCAGCCTGGACGGGTATAGGTCTTGCGATAGGCACATATCTCAACTGGCTTATCGTATCAAAAAGAATCAGAAAGTATTCTCATGTATGCAATTCGATAACTATACCGGATTTCTTCTCAAACAGATTCAGGGACAGCAAGAAGATACTTACTCTTATCTCGGCGCTGATAATCATAGTATTCTTTATTCCTTATACAGGCTCGGGATTTTCCGCCTGCGGCAAGCTGTTCAACAGCCTTTTCGGTGCGGATTATCATATCGCTATGATAATAAGTGCGGTAGTAATCATCGCATATACCACTATCGGCGGATTCTTAGCGGCAAGTACAACAGACTTTATACAGAGCATTATAATGTCGGTAGCGCTTATTATAGTAGTGGTATTCGGCATTTCATCGGTCGGCGGTGTTGTTGAGGTAATGAACCACGCAACATCAATGCCCGGATATTTCTCACTGACACATACGTTTGACGTTCTTAAACAGCAGACGGGCGATTATGGTCCGCTGACTATCTTCTCCACACTTGCGTGGGGTCTTGGCTATTTCGGTATGCCTCACGTTCTGCTGAGATTTATGGCTATAAACGACAGCAAGAAGCTCAAGGTTTCAAGACGTGTTGCTACGGTATGGGTGGTTATTTCGCTTGCGGTTGCAATATTCATCGGCGTTGTCGGCCTTGCTATGACAAAGAACAATGTAATAGATCCTCTGGCAGATCCCGAAACGGTAATAGTTGTAATAGCTAATCTTCTTGCAAAGGCAGGTCCTCTTGCGGCTATGGTAGGCGGTCTTATCATTGCGGGTATTCTTGCGTCCACTATGTCGACAGCGGATTCACAGCTTCTTGCGGCATCATCTGCGGTATCCGAAAATCTGTTCAACCAGGTATTCAAGATAAAGACAAGCGAAAAGACGGCAATGCTTATCGCAAGAATCACGGTCGTTGTAATAGCAATTGTCGGAATCGTTATTGCGTGGGATCCCAACAGCTCGGTATTCCAGATAGTATCGTTTGCGTGGGCAGGCTTCGGTGCGGCATTCGGTCCTGTTGTGCTGACGGCTCTGTTCTGGAAGAGAACGACAAAGTGGGGTGCATTTGCAGGTATATTCGCAGGCGGTGCAATGGTATTCATATGGAAGTTCCTTGTAAGACCGCTCGGCGGATTATTCAATATCTATGAGCTTCTTCCTGCTTTCATAGTTGCGCTTGCTGCTATAGTAGTTGTTTCGCTTCTTGATAAGAAGCCCTCGCAGGAAATTATTGATGAGTTTGAGTCGGTGAATGCGGCTGAATAA
- a CDS encoding NAD(P)-dependent glycerol-3-phosphate dehydrogenase produces the protein MAKITILGCGFGTALAIMWDKYGHNVTAWSKYQEEIDAIMNDGEHKRLLPGVIVPPTIRLTTDMNCVSDCDILVFAIPSKFVREVAQKVKSYVKKDTIVVNVGKGFEENTDKRLSQVLKEELPDNRIAVLTGPSHAEEIGRNVPTTIVVSSEDEDCMMYLQETLQNDRFRIYRNSDLVGCELGGALKNPIALCCGIVEGMGLGDNTIAALMTRGLAEITRLGVAMGGKRETFDGLSGVGDLIVTCTSSHSRNHRAGLLIGQGIPAAQAVKQVGTVEGYQCAKIAYAIAREHNVQVPIIEQLCEVCYNGQSPLEAVSKLMGRPSKAEEEIF, from the coding sequence ATGGCTAAGATCACAATATTAGGTTGCGGTTTCGGTACGGCTCTTGCTATTATGTGGGACAAGTACGGACATAATGTGACTGCATGGTCAAAATATCAAGAAGAAATAGACGCAATAATGAACGACGGCGAGCATAAGCGACTCCTGCCCGGAGTGATTGTACCGCCGACAATAAGGCTGACAACGGATATGAACTGTGTGAGCGACTGTGATATACTTGTGTTCGCCATACCGTCAAAGTTTGTCCGTGAGGTTGCACAGAAGGTCAAGAGCTATGTGAAAAAGGATACTATAGTTGTAAATGTCGGCAAGGGATTTGAAGAAAATACCGACAAGCGTCTGTCGCAGGTGCTTAAGGAGGAACTTCCCGACAACCGCATAGCAGTGCTTACGGGTCCTTCACACGCAGAAGAAATAGGCAGAAACGTGCCTACGACTATAGTTGTTTCTTCTGAAGATGAGGATTGTATGATGTATCTGCAGGAAACCCTGCAGAACGATCGTTTCAGAATATACAGGAACAGCGACCTTGTCGGCTGTGAACTTGGCGGAGCATTAAAAAACCCCATCGCCCTCTGCTGTGGAATAGTAGAAGGTATGGGGCTTGGCGACAACACTATTGCCGCACTTATGACAAGAGGACTTGCCGAAATCACACGTCTTGGTGTGGCTATGGGCGGCAAAAGGGAAACGTTTGACGGATTGTCGGGCGTAGGCGACCTTATCGTTACCTGCACGTCCTCTCATTCGAGAAATCACCGTGCAGGGCTTCTGATAGGTCAGGGTATACCTGCCGCACAGGCGGTAAAGCAGGTCGGCACTGTAGAGGGCTATCAGTGTGCAAAGATAGCTTATGCGATAGCCCGTGAGCATAATGTGCAGGTGCCGATAATCGAACAGCTTTGCGAGGTATGCTATAACGGTCAGAGTCCGCTTGAGGCTGTTTCAAAGCTGATGGGCAGACCGAGCAAGGCTGAGGAGGAAATATTCTGA
- the plsY gene encoding glycerol-3-phosphate 1-O-acyltransferase PlsY, with protein sequence MIYLCYAIMIIVPYLLCGINTAIIVTKIKTGEDIRTLGSGNAGLTNTLRTQGKIAALFVLLGDVLKGTLSILIVRFSFLWLTGTDTANPDNMMTYVGFAAAVAAIIGHVFPIYFGFKGGKGILVSVAVLMTVEWIPACILLGIFIIVVALTRYVSLGSCIAAVCYPVTILVYSLITGDPCVWINVILSALIAVLILFMHRGNLVRLKNHTEKKLGQKA encoded by the coding sequence ATGATATATCTGTGTTATGCAATAATGATAATAGTGCCGTATCTGCTGTGCGGAATCAACACTGCTATCATCGTCACAAAAATTAAAACGGGAGAAGATATAAGAACGCTCGGAAGCGGAAACGCAGGTCTTACGAATACTCTCAGAACGCAGGGAAAGATAGCGGCACTTTTTGTACTGCTCGGAGATGTGCTTAAAGGCACACTGTCGATACTTATAGTCAGATTTTCGTTCTTGTGGCTTACGGGAACAGATACGGCAAATCCCGACAATATGATGACCTATGTAGGCTTTGCGGCGGCGGTTGCGGCTATAATCGGACACGTTTTCCCGATATATTTCGGCTTCAAGGGCGGAAAAGGCATACTGGTTTCTGTGGCTGTGCTTATGACGGTCGAGTGGATACCTGCGTGCATACTGCTCGGAATATTCATCATAGTCGTTGCGCTGACACGATATGTTTCGCTTGGTTCGTGCATAGCGGCGGTATGTTATCCTGTGACGATACTTGTATACAGCCTGATAACAGGAGATCCTTGCGTATGGATAAATGTGATATTATCGGCGCTTATCGCTGTGCTGATACTGTTTATGCACAGGGGAAACCTTGTAAGACTTAAAAATCACACTGAAAAGAAGCTCGGGCAGAAGGCCTGA
- the der gene encoding ribosome biogenesis GTPase Der, whose product MNGIVAVVGRPNVGKSTLFNRIVGKRMSIVDDTPGVTRDRIYAKAEWLGKEFMLVDTGGIEPDSKDVILSQMRMQAQLAIDKADVIIFVTDVTSGVTANDADVAAMLQKSGKPVVLCVNKCDGIGEVPPEFYEFYNLGLGDPIAVSSVHGHGTGDLLDAVFENMPEENPQREYSEDAIKVAVIGKPNAGKSSLVNKIAGEQRMIVSNIAGTTRDAVDTVIERDGQEYVLIDTAGIRRKSKVNEQIEKYSVLRAYMAVDRADVCVIMIDATEGFTEQDSKVAGYAHEQGKASVIAINKWDAVEKDGKTMQEFTKKLEVDFSFMSYAPFVFISALTGQRVDKLFEQIKYTYSQNIRRISTGTLNDMLGYATARVQPPSDKGKRLKLYYMTQASAKPPTFVIFCNDKELFHYSYQRYIENQIRESFGLDGTPIKIIARERGE is encoded by the coding sequence ATGAACGGAATAGTAGCGGTAGTAGGACGTCCCAACGTTGGAAAATCAACACTCTTTAACCGTATTGTCGGCAAGAGAATGTCTATAGTTGACGATACACCGGGTGTTACCCGTGACAGAATATACGCAAAGGCGGAGTGGCTCGGCAAGGAGTTTATGCTTGTTGATACGGGAGGTATTGAGCCTGACAGCAAGGACGTGATACTCTCACAGATGAGAATGCAGGCACAGCTTGCCATAGACAAGGCAGATGTGATAATATTCGTGACCGATGTTACATCGGGAGTTACGGCGAATGATGCAGATGTTGCGGCTATGCTCCAGAAAAGCGGCAAGCCTGTTGTGCTGTGCGTAAACAAGTGTGACGGAATAGGAGAAGTTCCGCCTGAGTTCTATGAATTCTATAATCTCGGACTGGGCGATCCTATTGCGGTATCGTCCGTACACGGTCACGGTACGGGAGATCTGCTTGACGCTGTGTTTGAAAATATGCCTGAGGAAAATCCTCAGCGTGAGTATTCGGAAGATGCTATCAAGGTTGCGGTCATCGGCAAGCCGAATGCGGGCAAATCTTCACTTGTAAATAAAATTGCGGGCGAGCAGAGAATGATAGTGTCGAATATCGCAGGTACTACCCGTGACGCTGTCGATACGGTCATTGAGCGTGACGGTCAGGAATATGTGCTTATTGATACGGCAGGAATCCGCCGCAAGTCCAAGGTAAACGAGCAGATAGAAAAGTACAGTGTGCTTCGTGCTTATATGGCTGTAGACAGAGCCGATGTATGCGTTATTATGATTGACGCTACGGAGGGCTTTACAGAGCAGGACAGCAAGGTTGCAGGATACGCTCACGAGCAGGGCAAGGCAAGCGTTATTGCTATAAACAAGTGGGACGCTGTTGAAAAAGACGGAAAGACGATGCAGGAATTCACAAAGAAGCTCGAGGTCGATTTTTCGTTTATGTCTTACGCTCCGTTTGTGTTTATTTCGGCGCTTACAGGGCAGAGGGTGGATAAGCTGTTTGAACAGATAAAGTACACCTATTCGCAGAATATAAGACGTATCTCGACAGGTACTCTCAACGATATGCTGGGATATGCTACCGCAAGAGTGCAGCCGCCGTCGGATAAGGGCAAGCGGCTTAAGCTGTATTATATGACGCAGGCATCGGCAAAGCCGCCGACGTTTGTAATTTTCTGCAACGATAAGGAACTTTTCCATTACTCCTATCAGAGATATATAGAGAATCAGATAAGAGAAAGTTTCGGTCTTGACGGAACACCTATAAAAATAATAGCAAGAGAACGAGGAGAATAA
- a CDS encoding radical SAM protein: MSVRITSVDKGSPADKARIKAGESLVSINGNAIHDILDYQFYASDKKLVIELEDKTVKVRKGEYDDLGLNFETYLMDCKQHCKNNCVFCFINQLPKGMRETLYFKDDDSRLSFLQGNYITMTNLSDEDVDRIIKMKLPMNISVHTTNPELRVKLTKNPNAGKCLDYLYKMAAAGIEINTQIVLCPGLNDGKELEKTLTDLCMLYPAVKSVACVPVGVTRFRDKLPKLELFNEETAGKAIDTLEFFGDMMFEKYHDRVVYASDEFYLTAKRKMPDYEFYGDFDQFENGVGMCASLQKEFIDALADKREFGETDDKERHVSVATGVLAAPLIETLGKMLKTDFPNTVVDVYTIRNDFFGETITVAGLITAGDIIAQLTPYKDNLGERLLITENMLKTNSDIFLDDKTVSDVEQALGIEIMPVATDGYELLDAILGEGTDI, translated from the coding sequence GTGTCTGTAAGGATAACCTCCGTAGACAAAGGTTCTCCTGCCGATAAGGCGAGGATAAAGGCGGGCGAAAGCCTTGTTTCAATAAACGGAAACGCTATACACGACATACTCGACTATCAGTTTTATGCTTCTGATAAAAAGCTCGTGATAGAACTTGAGGACAAGACGGTAAAGGTAAGGAAGGGCGAGTATGACGACCTCGGACTTAATTTTGAGACCTATCTTATGGACTGCAAGCAGCACTGCAAGAACAACTGTGTGTTCTGCTTCATAAATCAGCTTCCGAAGGGTATGCGTGAAACGCTGTACTTCAAGGATGATGACTCACGTCTGAGTTTTTTGCAGGGCAACTATATTACTATGACAAATCTCAGCGACGAGGATGTTGACAGAATTATAAAGATGAAGCTGCCGATGAATATTTCGGTGCATACGACTAATCCTGAACTTCGTGTAAAGCTGACGAAAAATCCGAATGCAGGAAAGTGCCTTGATTATCTTTATAAAATGGCGGCGGCGGGGATCGAGATAAATACACAGATAGTGCTTTGCCCCGGACTTAATGACGGCAAGGAGCTTGAGAAAACGCTGACCGACCTTTGTATGCTTTACCCTGCGGTAAAGAGCGTGGCCTGCGTGCCTGTAGGGGTAACGAGATTCAGGGACAAGCTGCCGAAGCTGGAGCTTTTCAACGAAGAAACCGCAGGCAAGGCGATAGACACGCTGGAGTTTTTCGGTGATATGATGTTTGAAAAGTATCACGACAGGGTAGTGTATGCGTCGGACGAATTTTATCTTACGGCTAAGAGGAAAATGCCCGATTATGAGTTCTACGGCGATTTTGACCAGTTTGAAAACGGCGTGGGAATGTGTGCGAGTCTGCAAAAGGAGTTTATAGACGCACTTGCGGATAAGCGTGAATTCGGTGAAACGGACGATAAGGAGCGGCACGTTTCGGTGGCGACAGGGGTACTTGCCGCACCGCTGATAGAAACACTCGGAAAAATGCTGAAAACGGATTTTCCGAATACCGTGGTTGACGTTTATACTATAAGAAACGACTTTTTCGGGGAAACTATTACCGTTGCCGGACTTATAACGGCAGGAGATATAATCGCACAGCTTACACCTTATAAAGATAATCTGGGGGAAAGACTGCTTATAACAGAGAATATGCTGAAAACAAACAGCGATATTTTTCTTGACGATAAGACGGTAAGCGATGTTGAGCAGGCACTCGGAATTGAGATAATGCCGGTTGCAACGGACGGATATGAGCTTCTTGATGCTATTTTAGGGGAAGGGACGGATATATGA
- the rpmF gene encoding 50S ribosomal protein L32 produces MAVPKRKVSKARRDKRRSQVWKLSAPAFSRCPQCGELKLPHRVCGNCGYYKGKEVIASKEA; encoded by the coding sequence ATGGCAGTTCCAAAGAGAAAAGTATCTAAGGCAAGACGTGACAAGAGACGTTCACAGGTATGGAAGCTATCTGCACCTGCATTCTCACGTTGCCCTCAGTGCGGTGAGTTAAAGCTCCCTCACAGAGTATGCGGCAATTGTGGTTATTACAAGGGCAAGGAAGTTATCGCTAGTAAAGAGGCGTAA
- a CDS encoding glucose-6-phosphate isomerase encodes MAVTLNDKYLKGVVNADELKGMEPMVKVAHEMIENKNGLGNDFLGWVDLPVNYDKEEFERIKKAAAKIKADSEVLIVIGIGGSYLGARAAIELLRSTLYNSLAKDTPKIFFAGNSISPTYLNEVIELVKDKDFSVNIISKSGTTTEPALAFRVFREMLEEKYGKDGAKGRIYATTDKAKGTLKELADAEGYETFVIPDDVGGRFSVLTAVGLLPIACAGCDIDALMAGAAKAREDFSVCDIEKNDCYKYAALRNVLRNKGYKVEMLVAYENSFAMMNEWFKQLFGESEGKDGKGLFPASATFSTDLHSLGQFIQDGSNILFETVVHIAKAQKDFFLKNDATNGDGLNFLSNQNMSVVNQKAYEGTIIAHTEGGTPNMVLEMPEVNESELGYLIYFFEKACAVSGYLLGVNPFNQPGVESYKKNMFALLGKPGYEDAKAALEAKIG; translated from the coding sequence ATGGCAGTTACACTTAACGACAAGTACCTTAAGGGCGTTGTAAACGCCGATGAGCTTAAGGGCATGGAGCCTATGGTAAAGGTCGCTCACGAGATGATCGAAAACAAGAACGGCTTAGGAAACGACTTTTTAGGCTGGGTAGATCTTCCCGTAAACTATGACAAGGAAGAGTTTGAGAGAATCAAGAAGGCTGCGGCTAAGATAAAGGCTGACAGCGAGGTGCTTATTGTTATCGGTATAGGCGGTTCTTACCTTGGAGCAAGAGCGGCTATCGAGCTTTTAAGAAGCACGCTTTACAACTCGCTCGCTAAGGATACGCCCAAGATATTCTTCGCAGGAAACAGCATAAGCCCTACATATCTTAATGAAGTTATAGAGCTTGTTAAGGATAAGGACTTCTCTGTAAACATTATATCAAAGTCCGGTACGACAACCGAGCCTGCACTTGCATTCAGAGTATTCAGAGAAATGCTCGAAGAAAAGTACGGCAAGGACGGCGCAAAGGGCAGAATTTACGCAACTACGGACAAGGCAAAGGGAACACTCAAGGAGCTTGCAGACGCTGAGGGTTATGAAACATTCGTTATCCCCGATGATGTCGGCGGACGTTTCTCGGTACTTACAGCGGTAGGTCTTCTTCCCATCGCTTGTGCAGGCTGTGACATCGACGCTCTTATGGCAGGTGCCGCAAAGGCAAGAGAGGACTTCTCCGTATGCGATATTGAAAAGAACGATTGCTACAAGTACGCCGCACTGCGTAACGTACTTCGCAACAAGGGCTACAAGGTAGAAATGCTGGTAGCTTACGAAAACTCATTTGCTATGATGAACGAATGGTTCAAGCAACTGTTCGGTGAGAGCGAGGGCAAGGACGGAAAGGGTCTGTTCCCGGCATCCGCTACATTCTCGACAGATCTTCACTCACTCGGTCAGTTCATTCAGGACGGCTCTAACATTCTGTTTGAAACGGTAGTTCATATCGCAAAGGCTCAGAAGGATTTCTTCTTAAAGAATGACGCAACAAACGGCGACGGACTGAACTTCTTATCAAATCAGAATATGTCGGTCGTTAATCAGAAGGCTTATGAGGGTACTATAATCGCTCATACCGAGGGCGGCACACCCAATATGGTGCTTGAAATGCCCGAAGTAAACGAGAGCGAACTTGGCTATCTCATCTATTTCTTCGAGAAGGCTTGCGCAGTATCAGGCTATCTGCTCGGTGTAAATCCGTTCAACCAGCCCGGTGTTGAGAGCTATAAGAAGAATATGTTCGCACTTCTCGGTAAGCCCGGCTATGAGGACGCTAAGGCGGCACTCGAAGCCAAGATAGGCTAA
- a CDS encoding D-alanyl-D-alanine carboxypeptidase yields MVFIKRITAVVTAFALAVVTQGASLTAFSEGDVSEADSITKAAIVTEVSTGQVLYEHNSHERLPMASVTKLMCLLIWAEEMEKGTFGMDTVITATARANAMDGSVIWLNVGEEMSAYDMIRSVVIASANDACVAVCEYIAGTEEMFVERMNKRAQELGMSDTHYDNCVGFDSDTHYTSAYDTALLSAAVSEYDCYNEFFATRLDYVREGERQTQLLNTNKLMQRYDGIIGGKTGTTDKAGCCLAVWAKRGNMKLCAVALGCKESEQRFTACTDLLNHGFSGFELYRTAVDSDVLTPVTVTEGLEKQADIRVKRLNTIVIPKGSSKRIEYTHTVVDSLSAPVQYGEKVGEVRASLDGEEIFYSDIVTTGEVGELNFFSSLLIIIRRFFSM; encoded by the coding sequence ATGGTGTTTATAAAAAGAATTACGGCAGTTGTGACGGCTTTTGCTCTGGCAGTGGTGACGCAGGGTGCGTCCTTGACCGCATTTTCGGAAGGTGATGTGAGCGAGGCAGACAGCATAACGAAGGCGGCAATCGTTACCGAGGTTTCAACAGGGCAGGTGCTGTACGAGCATAACTCGCACGAAAGGCTGCCTATGGCATCGGTAACCAAGCTGATGTGCCTGCTGATATGGGCGGAGGAAATGGAAAAGGGTACATTCGGTATGGATACTGTGATAACGGCTACCGCAAGAGCGAACGCTATGGACGGCTCGGTGATATGGCTTAATGTCGGGGAGGAAATGTCGGCATACGATATGATACGCTCGGTCGTTATTGCCTCCGCAAACGATGCTTGTGTGGCGGTATGCGAATATATAGCCGGAACGGAAGAAATGTTCGTGGAACGAATGAACAAAAGGGCGCAGGAGCTTGGAATGAGCGATACTCACTATGATAACTGCGTAGGATTCGACAGCGACACGCATTACACCTCCGCTTACGATACGGCGCTTCTCAGTGCGGCTGTGTCGGAGTATGACTGCTACAACGAATTTTTTGCCACCAGACTTGATTATGTGCGTGAGGGAGAGCGGCAGACACAGCTTCTTAACACGAACAAGCTGATGCAACGCTATGACGGCATCATCGGCGGAAAGACCGGCACTACGGACAAAGCAGGGTGTTGTCTTGCAGTGTGGGCGAAACGAGGAAATATGAAGCTGTGTGCTGTGGCACTTGGCTGTAAGGAAAGCGAACAGCGTTTTACTGCGTGTACCGACCTGCTGAATCACGGCTTTTCGGGCTTTGAGCTGTACAGGACGGCGGTAGACTCTGATGTGCTGACACCTGTAACTGTAACCGAAGGGCTTGAAAAGCAGGCTGACATAAGGGTCAAAAGGCTCAATACTATTGTAATCCCTAAAGGAAGCTCAAAAAGGATAGAATACACTCATACGGTGGTCGATAGTCTGTCTGCGCCTGTTCAGTACGGCGAAAAGGTCGGCGAGGTCAGGGCGAGCCTTGACGGAGAGGAAATCTTCTACAGCGATATTGTGACTACGGGCGAGGTCGGAGAGCTTAACTTTTTCAGCAGTCTGCTGATAATTATCAGGCGGTTTTTCTCAATGTAG
- a CDS encoding putative ABC transporter permease, with the protein MNYKICLPMKLFMLFCFGGCAYTITELLFRGNSHWTMFILGGICFLLVGGINEKFDLSLPVQMAVSSLIITALEFLCGCIVNLWLDWKVWNYEQLPFNLLGQICLLFTVLWFFLSAVGIFTDDILRWKMFCEEKPVYRLTRKRSE; encoded by the coding sequence ATGAATTACAAGATTTGTCTGCCGATGAAGCTGTTTATGCTGTTCTGCTTCGGCGGCTGTGCTTATACGATAACAGAGCTTCTGTTCAGAGGAAACAGCCACTGGACAATGTTTATTTTAGGAGGAATCTGCTTTCTGCTGGTCGGCGGCATTAACGAAAAATTCGACCTCTCGCTCCCCGTCCAGATGGCTGTATCATCGCTTATAATCACCGCCCTCGAATTCCTCTGCGGCTGTATAGTCAACCTCTGGCTCGATTGGAAGGTATGGAACTACGAACAGCTGCCTTTCAACCTTCTCGGTCAGATATGCCTGCTTTTCACGGTGCTGTGGTTTTTCCTTTCCGCCGTCGGAATTTTTACCGATGACATTCTCCGCTGGAAAATGTTCTGCGAGGAAAAACCCGTCTACCGCCTTACCCGAAAACGCTCCGAGTAG